One Carettochelys insculpta isolate YL-2023 chromosome 1, ASM3395843v1, whole genome shotgun sequence genomic window, ATAATCAAGTAGGGttttcatagaatcttagggctggaagggacctcaggaactcatctagtccagccctctgcttcaaaccggatcaaccccaactaagtcatcccactgaggaccttgtcaagctgggacttaaaaacctctagggatggagaattcaccacctctgtaggcaacgcactccagtgcttcaccacccgcctggtgaagtattttttttctaatatccaacctactgtCTTCGTTGTTACTAcatggggagggctaccactgtgcatatctctctgtCAATGACAAAGGACACTCAACTAATGAGCGTTCTGTGAGAAAATATTTTCCCAAAGAAAAAATATCTGGAGGTTTGTTCTCTTCTGGGGGtcccaggtgctgtgccctagaactgcctccacccagagctgtggttaaactgtgtctgtgctgctctgcagggtGAAGTGACTCCAACTCTCTGTCTTGACTGTGGAAAATGAGCGGATGTGGCTCAGCAAGACACggttgtggggagccccagagagcaagaggaaggatgtcagtggcatgatcagtgCATTGGGGAACATACCAAAGGGTCTTCTGTAGCCACACCACCAAACTCTAGGTTGTTTTTTCTCACAGCTCTGAGCAAGGAGCATGTTGCAAGGGATGAATGCTGGTCTCCATCTGCTGAACAGTCAGGTCAGTGAGGTTACTGACTGGAGAACAGCTGCTGGTGTGACTGTAGCACCTCTCTAATCTCTGGCTGGTGGGCAGAAGGTATCTGATCAGAGAGTGGAATAGATTCCAGCAAAAGGCCAGTACCGGTCTTGGAACAGAACCACCAAGGGATCtactccctgcccagcccagctcctgcataCAAGAGCACCAAATTCTCCCTGCCCCAGTACAGTTTCATCATAGTGACATGGTACACTTAATAGCTGTGAACCTGGTTGGACAAGTCCATCACATGGTTCTCCTCATCCAGCTGTGTGACAACTGTGAATTGGCCATGCCAGGACTCTTCAAGCTTGTTCTTCTGCATTGGGATAAGAACTATCACCTGGTCCCTTGTGGCATAGGCCTGTACCCATGCTGAGTGTTCATATCAGACCTTCTATCATACCATGTCCAGAGTCACCATCTGGAAAGACTCTTCTGTGATCGGCAGTGACCTCAAGGTTGCTTTCCCTTTTTCCTATCTTTCCCCACCCGTTTGCAGGAGTCACAGGACCAGCGGTACTTTTGGGCAGCTGAAAAGTCTCCATGCTAGGAAAAGTTCAATAGCGGCCTCCCATTGGTTGCTGTCTGGTTGCCTTACCTGGTCCACCTCAGGGACCTCTCCTGCTGGTGTACCTGCTGATACCTGAGGAACTTATCCGAGGGCTCAGGAACATGGGGGGTTGGGAGGTCAGCACCTACTTTTAATCAGGTGCCATATCCTATTGGAAGCAGTGGAcaagggcaggagggaaggactcagagtggaggagaggagggattCAGGAAGGGACAGGCATGAGGTCATGGGGGAAGCAGCTGGAGAAAAGGAGGTACAGTCACTTTGTGCAGAGGTATTGGAACATTTtgtcacgaagctctttggttttgactCCATAAATGATAGGGTTGAGCATGGAGGGGACAAGGAGATAGACATTGGCCAAGATTACATGAACATGGGGAGCGAAGTCCTGAGAAAACTGTTGTGCCAGGTGGGTCAAAAGGCTGGGAGCACAATACAAAAGCATCACACAGAAGTGGgctgtgcaggtgttgagggctttTTGATAGGCTCTCTTGGAGGAGATTCTAAGCACGGCCCTGACGATGAAACCATAGGACAGAGCAATGAGACTCTGATCTAACCCCATATTTAGAATCATTAGCACCATACTGTACACTCTACTAACGATTATGTCTCCACAAGACAGTTTTGATACAACTATGCTCTCACAGTATGATTGGGGGATAATGCGGTTGTCACAGAAAGGCAGCCTGTTCAGGATCAGGGGCATGGGCAGAATGAGTACAATAGCTCTAGTCAAACCTACAAGACCCAGCTTAATGAGTCGTGCCTTGGTGAGGATGGTGGTATATCTCAAAGGATTGCATATGGCAACATAGCGATCGAATGCCATTAGTACAAGGACAGCTGACTGCATAACCAACACAGCGTTAAGGAAAAATATCTGGGTAAAGCAGCCACTCATCGTAATTCCTTTCAAtttgaaccaaaatatacacagtgcctTTGGCACCACTATCGTAGAAGAGATCATGTCTGTGATTGCCAGTACACAGAGCAGCAGGTACATTGGTGTGTGCAGGGTCTGCTCTtgttttacaataaacaaaaccaTGAAGTTTCCCAACAAGATGACAATGTAGCCCATAgcaaaagggatggaaatccagatgtgggaagcctccaggccagggatgcccaTTAGGAAAAATATTAACGGGTCAGAGTAGGTGAGGTTGAAATCTTCCATGAGGTCATCAGAGCAATAACAGCTATCAGAATTCTCAAGGCCCCCTGTGAAGGGAGAGAAGAACAATGAAAGTAGTTACTGTGATGGACCTCCACCCCTACCTGCATGGCAATGCAATGAGGTTTATAATTATAAATGTGCATAGCTCAGAGATGCTGAGGACGAAATACCTCACATAATCCATCAGTGTTAATGTTACACATTGTTGAATCTGtgtattctatttttgtgcatatgTCATTTTAATATGTGAAGCTAGAAATATAAGGATGTTCATAGttttaaatatgctaatgatggcCATCTTAGAACCCTACCATAATCAACTTAATGACTTGTATAcagctttgtttttttaatttaaaaaaacaaaaacaaaaccagaaaagtcATGatggagcacttcaaagactaacaaaacaatttgtttattaactgatgagcttttgaggggcagacccacttcttcagatctggaaatagtgaagTAGCACAATGAATATAGAACAGAGAGctagaaaagaacaacaaaaagaaaatgaaaactgacaaatcagccaGTGGCAGGGGGCAAAGGGTAGGGAAGAGggtgaagaaaattacttactgcaagtgtctattaaggaaggtgacttgcctgagatcatgaCAAATATCAAAAATAGGGGAACTCTCTGTGTAACACGTAAGGTAATTGCATTCCATCATCCGGCTCATTATCGatgatattgaacaaaactggcaccAGGACCAGTCGCTCTGCTTGATACTAGCTGACAACTAGACATAAAGCCATTGCTTACTACCCAatgagcccaatgatctagccagctttctacccacatTATAGTCCATTCTTCCAagccacacttccttaactttctGGCAAGAATAATGTGAGGGGGCATTTCAAGACTGCATGAAAAAGTCAAAATATGTTatgtccactgacttccccacatccatAGAGCAGTTATCTCATCACACGAGGAAGTTAGGTTGGCCGGGCATGATTTCTCCTCCCAGGGTTTCACAATGGTTTGTTTGCAGACCTGTTCCACGATCTTTCCAGGCACTGAGGgtggctgactggtctatagctcCCTATATCCTATCctcctttcctctttcttttttaagatgggtactatatttgcctttcaCAATTGACTGGGAAGTCCCACAATTGCCATGAATTTTGAAAGATAAGGGCCAGTGGCTCTGCATCAGCCAAAACTCTCACCAACCTCAGATGCATTAGACCTGGTgtcatggacttgtgcatgtcaAGGTATGGCATGCCTGTGACTTTTCTGATGACCACAGGGCCACTTATTTGAGAAATATAATGCCATAAGCAATGTCTCACCCCGCTCTGATACCCTCTGTTTACTCTGGGGCACCCTTTCTGCACAGGATATTGCAGAACTAGAGGGGTTCAGACAAGGCAACTAGAATCCTACTGGGCCTAGAGAAACCCTTATACTTGCAAAGAGTAAAAGGGCAGGGATTGTTATCATTCAAAGGAGGTAAATAAGAGTTAGTTTGAGGCCAAGAGCAGAGAAAGAATCATAGAGGGTCTGGACATTTATATGTATAGAGATACTACCCAGTTACAACAGTTTCAGATACATAAATAGTTTTGGAAAGCTTACATGCTCACATGGTAGACTTTACGGTGAAACCCTCATCACAGTCAACTCACATACTGTCATCTATGTATCGCTGGGTTTAGTGCagcttctgaagcacctgggacTGTCACTGTCAGAGTgaggacactggactagatggaccctAGGCCTCATGCACAAAGCAATCCCTGTGTTGAAAAGGAACTAAATGTACCCCACGAGGGAGATGTTTTCATGCCGGGCTTTGACTTAGTGCTGAGCTAAACGGCAGTGAGGGACACAAGTGTCTTTGTATTTAGAGCTACTGGCCTGCACTTTTGTTACTTCTTCTCTCTTTTGGTGAGACACTTTTTGCCGGCAACCTACTTTATCAAAGAGCTAACTTAAAAGTGTTAAGCAGAAATATGCATGGGAGCCTCAGCTGTTACTTATCAGctctgtgctcttggggagcACTATAACACCTGTCTGACTCATAAAAGACCGCTCACATGAGCCTCTCCTTGAATCAAAGCTACTCAGAAAAGATTTGCAGACAGCTCTGGAAAGACATTGGAAGAAACACTATAACCCTCCCCGctccgacacacacacacaccaccaccactaccacacatacatacacacacacgtccAGAAAATGGAGGCAGCCTTATTTGCATCAAATATGGGACTGGCGGGCATCTCGTAtagcatacagaatggagaacagaGATTCCAAGTCAAGAACTGTGCTGAACACTTGGAGCTAGAAAGCCCAGATGCACTGTAAGATACGGAATATCTGCTCCAGTTATTATATCctctttgtttgtttggctcCATTGTTAGCCAGAGTTTTTGGCTTCTCCATTTTCTCTGCAGCGACGTTCCTTATATCGAAATAAAGCACTATCCAGTACCCAAAAATCCTGGACAGTGTTCAAACCAATTTGGTTACTGCCAAAATAACTGTACAGGTGAACCTCTgttgtccagcatcctcaggacctgacccatTCAGGAGAAAATTTGCTGGGTCACGGAAGGTCAATATAGTTGTTtagctcattaccaacacttcccctgcttactgggttTGTAGAAGATATTTGGGA contains:
- the LOC142007658 gene encoding olfactory receptor 52D1-like; its protein translation is MGYIVILLGNFMVLFIVKQEQTLHTPMYLLLCVLAITDMISSTIVVPKALCIFWFKLKGITMSGCFTQIFFLNAVLVMQSAVLVLMAFDRYVAICNPLRYTTILTKARLIKLGLVGLTRAIVLILPMPLILNRLPFCDNRIIPQSYCESIVVSKLSCGDIIVSRVYSMVLMILNMGLDQSLIALSYGFIVRAVLRISSKRAYQKALNTCTAHFCVMLLYCAPSLLTHLAQQFSQDFAPHVHVILANVYLLVPSMLNPIIYGVKTKELRDKMFQYLCTK